In Nocardioides sp. InS609-2, a single genomic region encodes these proteins:
- a CDS encoding response regulator transcription factor, producing MGHQVVLVEDEEDIAFPLVRTLQREGHDVTWLDSGARVLQLVKERDVDLVILDLGLPDMDGLDVCRQLREQGFDGGIMIVTARAGELDRVVGLDYGADDYLSKPFGLAELQARVRALLRRSLPRETPRAAQSTLRVTGLRIDEGARRVRLDDREIALTTKEFDVLALLASERDQVVSREQLMSDVWDQNWFGSTKTLDVTIGRLRQKLEDAGATDRVVAVRGVGFRLESSSHDA from the coding sequence ATGGGCCATCAGGTCGTCCTCGTCGAGGACGAGGAAGACATCGCGTTTCCGCTGGTCCGCACCCTCCAGCGCGAGGGCCACGACGTCACGTGGCTCGACTCTGGCGCCCGCGTCCTCCAGCTTGTCAAGGAGCGCGACGTCGACCTGGTCATCCTCGACCTCGGACTGCCTGACATGGACGGCCTGGACGTCTGCCGCCAGCTGCGTGAGCAGGGCTTCGACGGCGGCATCATGATCGTCACCGCCCGCGCCGGTGAGCTCGACCGCGTTGTCGGGCTCGACTACGGTGCCGACGACTACCTCTCCAAGCCGTTCGGCCTGGCCGAGCTCCAGGCCCGCGTGCGCGCCCTGCTGCGCCGGAGCCTGCCTCGCGAGACGCCGCGCGCCGCCCAGTCGACGCTCCGGGTCACCGGGTTGCGCATCGACGAGGGCGCCCGCCGGGTGCGCCTGGACGACCGCGAGATCGCGCTGACGACCAAGGAGTTCGACGTACTCGCCCTCCTGGCCAGCGAGCGCGACCAGGTGGTCTCGCGCGAGCAGCTGATGAGCGATGTCTGGGACCAGAACTGGTTCGGCTCGACCAAGACGCTCGACGTCACCATCGGACGGCTGCGGCAGAAGCTCGAGGATGCCGGGGCGACCGATCGGGTCGTCGCGGTCCGGGGCGTCGGGTTCCGCCTCGAGAGCAGCTCGCACGATGCGTGA
- a CDS encoding HAMP domain-containing sensor histidine kinase, translated as MRERLTIAFVALTVVVLLVAGLVRAFTLRDLIEERESASLERTAQLIAVSVGSAERDGDPVTTAFLEPMAAERTSVTVERAGLPPVTAMGAGYDVAQEAADTVGRETMGQTMVTVRQSGTVIQDILGRNVGALAALLLMLLLFAGAVGFMLAGYLSRPFVALAESAEALGRGRFDLELPKSSIPEAAAIATSLLASSVRLEDSIKRDRAFFHHASHVLRTPLTGMRLELEELSMRTELSDDVRRTASRCVGEVQRLDGVVDDLLEFARGRSLVAGAEISLAALGSRIAQHWRDRLPENIEVRAYVDGGGDARLTPGPVEQLLDHVLADVTATAAGPVSLRFAGQPEHVRIRIEGGRPRSGTKPQERAGADSAKAMVEALGGRLSGEVLSEAGVEILLPRR; from the coding sequence ATGCGTGAGCGGCTGACCATTGCGTTCGTCGCTCTGACTGTCGTCGTACTCCTCGTGGCCGGGCTGGTCCGCGCCTTCACCCTCCGAGACCTGATCGAGGAGCGCGAGTCCGCCTCCCTCGAACGTACGGCGCAGCTCATCGCCGTGAGTGTCGGCAGCGCCGAGCGTGACGGCGACCCGGTGACCACGGCGTTCCTCGAGCCGATGGCCGCCGAACGGACCTCGGTCACCGTCGAGCGCGCGGGTCTCCCGCCGGTGACGGCGATGGGCGCGGGCTACGACGTGGCGCAGGAGGCCGCCGACACGGTCGGCCGCGAGACCATGGGGCAGACGATGGTGACGGTCCGGCAGTCGGGCACGGTCATCCAGGACATCCTCGGGCGCAACGTGGGGGCGCTGGCCGCCCTGCTGCTGATGCTCCTGCTCTTCGCCGGAGCGGTCGGGTTCATGCTCGCGGGCTACCTCTCGCGTCCGTTCGTCGCACTCGCCGAGAGTGCCGAGGCGCTCGGTCGCGGGCGCTTCGACCTCGAGCTGCCGAAGTCGTCGATCCCCGAGGCCGCCGCCATCGCCACCTCGCTGCTAGCCAGCTCGGTCCGCCTCGAGGACTCCATCAAGCGTGACCGCGCCTTCTTCCACCACGCCTCGCACGTGCTGCGCACGCCGCTGACCGGTATGAGGCTGGAGCTGGAGGAGCTGTCGATGCGCACCGAGTTGAGCGACGACGTACGCCGCACGGCCTCGCGCTGCGTGGGGGAGGTGCAGCGCCTCGACGGCGTGGTCGACGACCTGCTCGAGTTCGCCCGCGGCCGCAGCCTCGTCGCCGGTGCCGAGATCAGCCTGGCTGCCCTCGGCTCCCGCATCGCCCAGCACTGGCGCGACCGGCTGCCCGAGAACATCGAGGTCCGGGCCTACGTCGACGGCGGTGGCGACGCGCGACTCACCCCGGGCCCGGTGGAGCAGCTGCTCGACCACGTCCTGGCCGACGTCACGGCGACGGCAGCGGGCCCGGTCAGCCTGCGTTTCGCCGGCCAGCCCGAGCACGTGCGGATCCGGATCGAGGGTGGACGCCCCCGCAGCGGCACCAAGCCGCAGGAACGCGCCGGCGCCGACTCGGCCAAGGCCATGGTCGAGGCGCTGGGCGGGCGGCTGTCGGGTGAGGTGCTCAGCGAGGCCGGGGTCGAGATCCTGCTCCCGAGGCGCTGA
- a CDS encoding signal peptidase I: MSIEISINRRRRVSRTRRIAVNVLCLVVMLVALGFILPAAFGFSRYVITGSSMAGTYDRGSVVFEQTVPVSELEVGDTISYVPPAESGVTTLVTHRIVSINGDEFRTQGDANATPDPWTFKLNTATQPRVVASIPYVGYAFIALTDRATRIVVIGVPAAIIALMSISEMFGTDRRRRRRPRQPKSVVSAPVASAGPHSDAEIPAARTAPNSPAPYHLRRGA, from the coding sequence GTGAGCATCGAGATCAGCATCAACCGGCGTCGCCGCGTCAGCCGCACCCGGCGCATCGCGGTCAACGTGCTGTGCCTCGTCGTGATGCTCGTGGCTCTCGGTTTCATCCTGCCGGCGGCGTTCGGATTCTCGCGCTACGTCATCACCGGCAGCTCGATGGCCGGCACCTACGACCGCGGCTCGGTCGTGTTCGAACAGACCGTCCCGGTCTCCGAGCTCGAGGTGGGCGACACCATCTCCTACGTCCCGCCGGCCGAGTCGGGCGTCACCACCCTGGTCACCCACCGGATCGTCAGCATCAACGGTGACGAGTTCCGCACCCAGGGCGACGCCAACGCCACGCCCGACCCGTGGACCTTCAAGCTCAACACGGCCACGCAACCGCGGGTCGTCGCCTCCATCCCGTACGTCGGCTACGCGTTCATCGCGCTGACCGACCGGGCCACGCGCATCGTCGTCATCGGGGTGCCGGCCGCCATCATCGCCCTGATGAGCATCAGCGAGATGTTCGGCACCGACCGTCGCCGCCGTCGCCGCCCTCGCCAGCCGAAGAGCGTCGTCAGCGCGCCGGTCGCCAGCGCGGGCCCGCACAGTGATGCCGAGATCCCGGCCGCTCGCACGGCGCCCAATTCGCCCGCGCCGTACCACCTCCGCCGCGGGGCCTGA
- a CDS encoding response regulator transcription factor, with the protein MRTQGTRVCLIDDHALFAESLQIALELEGHEVRRIPLPKDLHNATALLPTVLRYKPSVLLLDLDLGNADGSALIEPVTRAGGAVVVVTGSTDRARWGLCMRYGARKVLPKTGPLNDILATIRRISEGRTVTTAEERDELVRFWRDERKEVQELHERLGRLTHRESEVLGMLMEGNQVRDIAAHSTVSEATVRTQVKSILSKLEVTSQLAAVGLAHHASWNAPHSS; encoded by the coding sequence ATGCGCACACAGGGGACACGCGTCTGCCTGATCGACGACCACGCGCTCTTCGCCGAGTCGTTGCAGATCGCGCTCGAGCTCGAAGGGCACGAGGTGCGTCGCATCCCGCTGCCGAAGGACCTGCACAACGCGACCGCGCTGCTCCCGACCGTGCTGCGCTACAAGCCGTCCGTCCTGCTGCTCGACCTCGACCTCGGCAACGCCGACGGCTCGGCGCTCATCGAGCCGGTCACGCGTGCTGGCGGCGCCGTCGTGGTCGTCACCGGCAGCACCGACCGGGCCCGCTGGGGCCTGTGCATGAGGTACGGCGCCCGCAAGGTGCTGCCCAAGACCGGGCCGCTCAACGACATCCTCGCCACCATCCGCCGCATCTCCGAGGGCCGCACCGTCACCACGGCGGAGGAGCGCGACGAGTTGGTGCGCTTCTGGAGGGACGAACGCAAGGAGGTGCAGGAGCTCCATGAGCGCCTGGGCCGCCTCACGCACCGCGAGTCGGAGGTGCTCGGCATGCTCATGGAGGGCAACCAGGTGCGCGACATCGCCGCGCACAGCACAGTGTCGGAGGCGACGGTCCGGACACAGGTGAAGTCGATCCTCTCCAAGCTCGAGGTCACCTCCCAGCTGGCCGCCGTCGGGCTCGCGCACCACGCGAGCTGGAACGCACCGCACAGCTCGTAG